The Rhizoctonia solani chromosome 1, complete sequence sequence caaattcATCCAAATTGAACTCTCGTAGTCCGAATGGCGGAAAACGGTCCCGGCTCTGTGTCTCTAAAGCTATGCCAATGAACCGCACTCGTTTCTGCGCTTGTGGTAGATTCGAGTGTGAGCCTGTAATGCTCTTTTTCGACTTGTGCAGTCAAGTTCAGAGTCAATTCGGTTTCGTCCGCTTGTGAAGATGGGATTTCGTCCACTTTTGGGGCCAGCCAATATGTTAGTTGTGTTTAAATTTGTAGAGAAAGAAAGGTGAAAGGATAGAGAGGAGGAGAGGGTGTATATATGTGTGTGGGTACCTCGTTCGACGGTTCCTATCCATCCTATCACTTTCTTCAACGCTTCTGTAGCTCGTGCTTTTCGACTGGTTGGTACTTGGTCAATTTGAGACGAAAAGACAGGTTGGAAGAACGGAAGTGCGAGGTCGACGAGGTTTGTATCGAAGAGTACGAAACGGGGCCGTATCTTGTTCCTGCAAGAGGGGCCCTTTAGGGGATGTTACCATAAGACCAAAACACCTACTCGGACGATTTGTACAAAAACGTTAAACACGCTACGGCGTCAATGACCAGTTGCATATACGCCGACAGAGTTGGCCTATTTCAATCGCTATTAAATCCACTCCCCCAAGTCCAAATGCCACAACGATAGCGAAACATCAAAGGCTCACAGTTCAGGATCGTCCCTGCTAAAAAGTACCCCGACAGTTCGTGCAGGACTAAAAGCGTCGGGACCCGAGATACGCATGCCTTTATATCGACTTTGGAGGATGGGGTGGAGTATGCCCGGAGTCGTGCCAAGAGTAGACGGAGGTGTTTGTGCGTTGGTGGATAGCTGGTACATGGGATTAATGGGTCCACTTGAGGAAGGGAGGGTTAGTGCGTCGACGTACAATATATCAGTTTGGTGGAGATGTTCGGCTATAGCTCCGCTCATCGCATGTTCATGAAGCCATAGATCGCTGTATTCTTCGAGCTGGGATGAAAGATGCTTAGAGGACGAAGAAATCAGGACGGCCTTGTTGCTCTTGGGCCCTAGGTGGCGAAAGCGATAATGACCATTAGGACACGAGTGGAACTCTGGGACTCACCTGATTGGAGGTGAGATAGGCAGAGGTGGATAGGCGCAGAGGGCGGGTAAGGACCTTGAATAACGAGCGAACTAAAATCTGGAGGCAGTTTGGGTCCAGTGTTTGGAGGAAAGATCGAGTGGCTCATGGTCTGGGTGAGTGTTACACCAGCCTGGAGGGGCCCGAGCCCACTTGCCTGTGATCGCCCAGATGGTCGGGTATGTACGCGCGCTTAATCCGAGGCCTAGAGCGTGTTGTGACAACGGGAAGATGTACCACGAGGCCACACGCGCCCCATGCCCAAGAATCAAAAACTGAAGAATATAAACAACACGCGCGTGCGAGGATAGGTGATAGCAAGACAGGATTTATTGGTATCGTCAGCCTCAAACATACTCGTAAAATTGATACAGTCAAGTCTATCCGACCCAGATGGCccctttttcttctttttcggTCCGCTATCGAGCAAATTCGAGTGTTTCCATCGAGGTGACGCTGTTTCCTCGGATGACCTGCAATGGCAAGAGGTCATTTAGGTCATGATAGAATGCTATATATGAGTGTATTGGGCGCACCACTTGGCCAATTGGGTGTTTTTCCGCTGGTACAGTCTCTTCGACAGCGTCGTCCACGACAAGGTTGAGGAAAATATCAAACCCACGAAGGACACCGCTAATCTTGCGTCCGCCTTGCAGGTGGATAAACAAGCGTTTATCCATAAACTGAAACAAGTTGATTAATATTTGTACATACGGCCCATTGTTAATATTGGCTCACCTTTTTGAGCTCCGGCTGGGACGCTTTCGACATGATGGGACGGGTTGTGTGGTGGGTGGGTTTGGAAATAGGTATACGCACTAGCCGCCGGAGTGATATATGTCACATACCGGCCTGATGACTTGGCTTGCTCCCAACCTCGACAGTAGTTTCAACACAGACTAGCGATACCACATCCCCATGTAAGCACTTCTGATTGGTATTGTAATATTCCGATGATAATTAAAGTCCCTGGGGCCGTAGTTTGCCACTCGAATAGCATTCTACGACCCTACCGCTGGCGGGTTGGGGTAGCACACACAGTCACTAGTCCACGTACATCCACCGCACTCGTCAGTATACTTTTTCTCTCGGCCCACCATTGATCTGACATGCGCTGCAAAAGCCCATTTGTCCGCAATGTCCGAGGGAACCGCCGCCTCTATATGGGCCTCACCTCCGCCGGCGACCAAGGCCAAGGAATCAGCTCCCAAAGAGCCGGCCGCTAACAACAGCAGTTCGCACCAAAGGGGCAGTAGAGGCGGCAGCAATGCGAATAAAAAGCGCGCAAGGGGAGGGAAGAGGCAGTCTACAGCCAATGCATCGTCCGACCCCGCACCGACTAGTACGACCACTGATGCTGCTCCCCGCCCTAAACTTATCGATCGCTTGGGCATGGCACCCGATGCTCCTGCCTCTCCTCCCGTCCAAGCATCGGCCGCAAGCGCTCCCAAGACCGATTCTCCGGATTCCAAGTCCCAGGCCAACCGGCGCGGGAATGGGAATGGGAATAGGAACAGGGACAGGGCTGGCTCTAAGCGCAAGGCCCCGCCCAAAGGTCAATACGGTCGCTGCTCAGAAAGAACTCGAAAAGGAGAATACGAAGGAAGAGCCATCTCATCCAGATCCAGATCCCGCCCCGGAAACTGAGCCTGAACAGGCCAAAGACGCCCCCCGCATCTCAACGAATCGAGTGATAACAATGGCGCACTTACACCCAATGTCAATGGCCTTGCCGACCGATTCAAGAATCTCAATACCTCAGCGCCAGGAACACCTCGTCCATATACTCCCTCTGCGATTGATTGGGCGGGTGAGACCGAGGATGGAAGTCTCCCAGATCTCGACGACTGGGGTGTCAGTGCCAAGGCATCCAGTCCGACGGAGAATAGCAAACCCGAGGACAAGCAACCGGACAAACCAGCACCCCCCGTCGCAGAGTCCAAGCCCAACGGCCGGAACAACAAGCGAAAAGATTCAAAGGCAGGCAAGAACCTCGCTGTACCTAACCGGAGCAGCGTAAATCCCAACGGCAATGCATCTTCGCGCCCGGTCACTCCGTCGAGCACCGGATTCTCCCCCTCATTGCGGGGTAAGCAGCTGCCTGCACGTGCTTCTTCCCGCGCTTCGACTCTGAATGATCCTCCGCCCCAAATCACCGTAACGACCCAAGATAAACCTGCAACAACCGGTCTAGGGCTTGATCTGGCCGTCGACGAGCCCGTGTTTGCGTCGATCAACGACCCGTTGCCCGAACCTTCTTCTGAGCTTCACACCCACATCAAACCCGTCGTACGCCAAATGCGCATCCGAATGGCCGTGGCGCTCGAGGACGAGGCGGAAGGCCAAGAATGAGCGATGGAAATGCTCAGCCTCAGCCAGGAGCTAACCCTGGGTTCGGGATGCCAATGCATATGCCCATGCCTGGGTCCCCCCACATGCCGCCCTCTCCGCATTTACCCCCGTCACCGTACCTCCCAGGTGCTCAGTTCCCGCCCAACGGCTACCATCCTGGGTACAGTCCTGGCCCATACCAAGGTTATCCTCAGCCCCATAGCCCAGGTTTCGTCAATCCCGGCCCAGGCTATGGACATCAACACTCGTATTCTCATCCGTTACACTCTCCTCGCCCACATCAGCACCACCATTCTCCCCGCAACCCTCACCACCATCCCAACGAATCCCCTAGGCACCAACGTGCACATTCTCGCCCTGTAATTGCTGGATCCGCACTTAACATGCTGAACAGGACACTGCAGAATTCGACTAGTCCGCCCAAGTCCAAGGCAGACGTGAGCGCTAGCTCTTAATTCCATTAACCCATGTACAAGACACATTTCCACATATTCACCTTATCTACCCTGCTCCCCCTTTTTAcgacttttttcttttcttttcatTTCCAAACTCAGGAACGATGAACGTGTAACATTAACTAAATGCCCTCCGCTCTTGTTTTCTATCCTCTTGAATAGTTAAGTGTATATTTCTTCTCTTTGTTCTTACGTGTGCCCCTTTTCGACAGGGCGGATATTTTTGTGATTCAGTAGGTACAAGACAATCAACGGATTTCTTGCTCTTATTGGGAAAACGGAAGTTTTGATGTCTAGCATACGCATTTACTCCGGCCCGGAGAAATACGCGAGCTCGAGTCCGATCGATTTTATCGGCTTGGAACGGTTTGACAAGTCTGAGACAACTCCCAGGCTGACGAGCATATTCCTTATCCGGCCCTCCCACATGAGTGAGACGTCCTTGTGAACAAGTTCAATCGTGCGCATAAATCCTTTTTAACGGGACACTACTTACGGAACTGGTGGATATACGTGCTTTGACAACGCCTGTAACGTCCCCTCCTAATCCCGGTATCCCGTTTGAAGGGAAAGGTGAAGGCGCATCTTGTCCAGGAGGTGAAATATCATTCAAAGCAACCGGCTCACTGCTATTCGAATTGTCGTTTTCCGTTTCTTCCTTTTGGATATCGGTAGTGAGCCGTCTCCCGGCGGCTCGACGCAACCACCACTCGGCGCCCATCGTCCACTCGCTCTCGTAGCTATAAATGTTAAAATCAAAGCGAGAGCAGAGTGCGAGATCTCTCGAGGCGCGAGCAGCATATGCGGCTGATATGTGACCCATCATAGGGTTAAACGTAGCTGTTAACGTCGTGGGTGTTTGCGCTGGTATATTGGAGTCGGGGGTGCCCGATGTGGATGGGGGCGACGCATCGGGTAGAGTTGTGAACCTGATACCAGTGACACTGCACACAGACTCCAGTATCAACTGGGATGGCGGAAAGGAACAAACATACCTCCAGCGCTCTTCTCCTTTAGACTAAAATACAACTCAGCACCGGCCGACAATCGTCCCTTGAGCCCTCCCTCCATCCTCTCTTCCTCATCCACCCTCTTTGtccctctctctctctccttTCTCGCTACCCTCTCAGCGTCAATCGCCTCGTTTGCTAGCCTCCCAAAGTTATGCAAGACGCGAACACCCCACATTCCATCGTCTGCTGACCAGCTGTACTCGGTACACCATCGACCTGTATCATGTTGTAGACTAAACATTACATTTCCTGCCGATTCTCTCAGGGGACTTGAGAGAGGTGGCGAGAAACGGGCACGAGGGTTGGACACTGCTGCGATCAAACCTTGGAGGGTTGGTGATAACCGGACAGAATAAAGCGCATCGAGCCTGGAAGATGGGACATAGTATCTTCCGTAGAGCAGGTATTCTGGACGAACAGTAGACGGTAGgtcatgtatgcgtacaACGGGGAGAGGGGGGAGGGCAAGCCATACCTTTGGCATTTATATTTCTCCCGCCGAGGAATATCTCTTCTTTCCCAATCGGCCTGCGTGGTCTATCATGAATCACAAATCGATCGACTACATCTTTGAACGGTACGGTAGCCGAGTGTTTCATCTCCAGGTCGCATGAAGTGAAGATGTACCCTATCGATCCGTTGAGGGTTGGCAGGGCGTTCATCGCGTAACTTGTGTTAAACGAGGCATTGGCAGACTTGGAGATAGAGAAATGTACACCACGGGGCACCGTAAAGTCCAGAATGGCTGAAAAGTATTATTTAATATAAATTAATGGGATGTGGCTAGGATACTAACCTCTGGACGATTTGGTCAAGTTGGAATACAGTTATCCTACTCTGGTAACTGTCAGTTGGCTGATGGGCGGTGAAGACGGGGGCACAGACATCGTTCCATCCCGTTGCTTGGTTGTAGCATCGTAGCACGTATGTTGCAAACGGGTGCATATCAAGTCGGCCTGGTGGATGTGGGAAAGGCTTCTCTCCAGCAGATAGGTATCAATAGAGTCAAACTAAATTAGATAATGCAACGTTTAGTCACCCTGGTCTCGAGAAATTAACTTATTTACCACCAGAGCCAGTGCCCAGAATACCAATCAATGCTGTTGTTTAGTATCGGATTTAATTCACAAAGAATCGCGAAGGGATACTAGTAGCTATATTATGACTAGCAAATTCATGAACTTAATTCTCCTGATATTTACGACGTGTTTTCGGCGCTTAGCTGTCGCTTCGACAAGCAACAACCACCTGGACTCGGCCAGACTTGTTATTAAGGATGAATCCATCAGGGCAGCGACAGTCAAGTATTTGGTCCTCAAGCTCGAGCGCCAAACAAATATATGCTCTTGGAGAAGTAGAAAAGGTGGATTTATAGTCCGACGTAAATCCGGCTTTGTCAACCAACCTCAATTATGTCTAGGACATTGCTCGACTGCTTCACATTGCAGCAACTGCATTATCTCTTCTTACTGTACCACAGGCAGATCCCGTCGATAACTCTAATGGCGAACAGCTTCCCGATGGTGAGGAGCGAGCCGAAATGTTTGTGCAGAAGCAACCAAGTATTACGAGACACTCGAGGTATGTCAAAGGCTACTTACTACTATTTATTAATTACCGTCCCCACCTTAGTCAGTACAAAAGGGCCTAAGAAAAGCAATAGTCAATTTGCGTGAAGCCCGTATATCTTCTGCAGCCATCGCTCCCAGTAGTGTTCAGGCTACCTTGCTGGCTCCTGGGGTCAACACCGAGGGTTTACCTGGAGGTGAAAATCTACACTATGCTCTCCAAGAAAGTCTTGTAGAAAGCGAAGCTTGGGCTGCCTTGGCGCAGACTATTGAAGCTCTTCAGACCCAAACATTGTAACTTTATCTTCGTGGAATGCATAGTGTTATGATAATAATGGCACGACATGTAATGACAGTCTAAAATGATTTTGGCTACACTTCTATCTCGACCTCAAGGTACATCCCCCGCCCAATACCACAGTCTCGGAGTCGTTGATTCTGGTTTATCCGGTGTGTTTGGTGTCCCTTTCGACGGAAACAGCCTATTGATTTTCGGTGTGCCAGCTCCCCAATCGTTTTTACCACATCTTGGGCCAGTGTATCTACGCTGCACGCTGTGAACAATCGAATTAGCTCGTTTAAACTTGGCCAAAAGTAATGACTCACGAACTAATGCCCATCCGAAGTGCGACTGTCCTGACGAGATCTTGATATGCTCTAGGTGTATCCCACACGATTGCAGGACCCACACGATTGGGAGAGGGGTTTGAATGTTCGCATATGGTGAGATAGTCAAAATATTGTTAAAATCAACATTCCTTGGGAACTTCCATCACAAAGTTTCTTTCATTGAGCCGAGATAACTTTGCCGGATGGGATGGATGAGAGCTTGCAAGCCTCAGTCCTCGAAGAGTTGTTTTCCCAAGAGAAGCTTACAATGATATATTCTCAGTTAATATTTAGCTCCTGTTCGGATTCGTTTCAAACTTACTGAACGCTTCAGAAAGTAGCACTCCACATGCTAAATCCCCAGAGTAATATCTCACTTCGACGTATCTTGACTCGTATTGAACTTTCTGCATATGGTCAAGTTGCACTACAGGGGAAGTAGACCGTGGTTTCCCGAATTGTCCGAGCTCCCATTGGTGGTCGCACTCTGGAAGAACTTCATCTCCTGCTTCACCACCAGCCCATAATATTTTAGTATATGTTAAGTATCGTATGTTTGAGACATTGTAAATATTACCGTCAGGAGCAATTTTAGTGTGTGATTTCGCCATCATTCGTGCTTTGTTTGATGGTATAGCTCTAATGCCGGGCATTGGTATTCGGACCACTGGTATCATTTGAAGACCAATTTTATTCATCCACGACTTTCGGCGCTGAATTTGCGGAACGGCTGTACTTGCGCCCCCTTTTGCTTTACCACTAAATCCGGGTTCTTTGGCAACTGGCTGACACTCTTGAGCTATAGGCCGGGAGCTTGGTGAGCCGGCGCTGCGGTGATCCTGGTTTGTACTATAGACAGGGCTGCCAAATGTCGGTGACTGGGAAAGAGTCTTTCATATTGTATTAAGCTGCATGCTCCGTCGGATAACTGGATTACTTACTCTGACCATCTCTAATACTTCGCCTATTATTTCACCTTGTGTAGACAGCTCGCTTTGTACGGATTGGGCCACTTGAAGTAAGCCCTGGTGGTCAACCTTCCTGGCCCGCTCATTTTCATTCTGTGTGGCACATTGATAGAATACTTCTCCAACCTACTAGGCCCTGAGCTGACTACACAATAAATCGACGATATAGCCATATACATACGTTAAACAGGAACATTAAATCGTTCAAGCAATGATGACAATGTTCCACATGAATCGCATCTCGATCAGCGTCCAGAAGGGCCTTCAGCCAATTTTTATGTCCGACTTCATGGATTGTCTGTTGAGGCTCGATTATGTCTGGATAAGCGTTTGTACAATTGTTAGATTGGACATCGCACCTGTGCTGTTGTTTCAAAGGCTCTGTATGGTACATCAGATCCTGTGGACAAGATAATGACTTATTGAGGTAGTCTCACTCACGCCTGTAGAGCTCTTATTCTATCAGCCATTCCCTCTTCTTGAGGTTGGCGAGTGACAAGTAGCTAGGCGAATTGATTAACAGCGCGTCATACAGCGCCCACCCTTACCTTCAGTTCCTCTACTACAAATTCAGCTCTTTGAACGAGAGAAGCACATTTTTCTTTGTCTGGTAGTTGATTTGAGCGAAAAATGATTTAAAAAATGATAGACTTGAAACTTACTGGACTTGGTATCTCTAAACAGACGAAAATATATAGCATACACTAGATGAAGAAGGATATGCGTGGCTAACCTATATGCCGTATAAACAATCTGCATAGCTCCGAATGCGGTACTCAGCAAAGCCCCAGACATACTGAATCCAAGCAGAACAAATGAGTGTTCAAAGAAAGCTCAAGTGTGACAGCCTCAGCCCCTAAAGCAGCTGGAGAGTCTTTTGTTTGTACCTTTGATGGAAGTCTAGACTCAAAGAGGCGAGATTTGTTTACAGGCTAGTGTAATATCAGGCCATCCACGTGACTACTGCGTGTGGCGGGAGGGCCAACGACCACCATGGATTTCTCAGCACTATCTTTCATACGGCCCTGCCTCAGGCCCAACAACTGATAGACGATGATTCGTCCTCTATGGACTCCATCACTCTCGGTCAACTCAAATCCATGGTTGGAACGCAAACCAAGCAGCGCGTAAGCATGATATTTCCTAGCTCTATTTGGTGGCATTAACTCTTATTTCAATGTAAGCAACAACGTTTTGATTTTAGatacgaggacgaggacacTGTGTTTAACGAAATAGATGAATTCTTCTCATAGGAGGTTCCTCAGTACGCCGAGAATATGCGTGCTTGGCAAGGCTCTTTCAACGGAGGTATAGTTTGTTGGAAGACATTCCTCATATTAGTAACTATTCTAATCAGAATGGACGAAAAGCTCCCTTTCGGAAAGAAAGGCTCATATAGAGCTTCTTCTCGAGAGCTTGGAACATCGAGATGCCGAGAAACGATTCGTCAATGCTAGGAGATTACTGTACATCCTACAGGGTAACTTTATCCGCTAAATTGAACGCGAACACAGCATAACTCTATATGCTAGGTACCTTTGCGGAAACCACATCACCTGAGCACCAATTGCATTGGATTATCGATAACGCAAAGTTAGTCCGTAGTGCAGATGGCCTTAGTCGGATAGTCGATGCAATCAAAATATCGAGTTCTAAGCATGACGTTCTAAGGTACGACTCGTCTTCATTACACGTACTGACTTATACTGAACTAAACATCAACTTATGTCCCCTCAACCCATGGCATTAGCAATATATCCGAGTCAGATACGCGTCATCTTGGAATTTCGCAAGCAGAGAAGCAGGATTTTATTGAAGAGTTAATACTGAGCTATCGATGTACTATGCGATACTCTATTTTATGGTCGAAGTTATGAAGGGAGATGAAGATTTTGGAGATGAACTAAGTATGTGACATCAATACTTACTCTGTTTTTTGTACTTACATATTGTCAGTGAGCCTGGATCCCCCACTTCCTATTTACTTATTTAGCCTAGTTGCCTCTCTGAAGGAAAAAAGTCTACGAGGATATCCGGTCAAAAAAGTACGTATTTACGGCAAGATGGGCGGCACATCCATTGAAATCGCGTAGCTCTTGCTAGTATTATGGAAGAGTCTTTTAACATGTCTAGGAGGATCAGGGAATTAAGCCGTGTTAAACAACTCGGCAGGGAGCTAGCTGGATTAACTGAGATGGTCCAAGGTAGGCGATTCATATTCAAAGTTCGACTTTGATACTAAGCAAGCAGCAGACCAAACCATCAAGTCCACACCTGTTGATTTTTACACCTTTCGCCAGGAATCAGCTGTCAAATACCCACATTTGTGCCTCAGCCGCCTAGCTCAGACAAAGAACTCACCACTGAGCGACTTGCTACTGCACTTTCACCTATTCCCGTTCGCCCCCCATATCATCAAACCCATAGTGACCCACAACACCCAAATCAGCCTGGTCAGCCGATGCATGATCCTATGCATATAATATGGGTACTGGAATGGGTATTGGCACGCCTGCACCTTCGCCCCCTCCTCATCTGCAGAATCTTAATCCAACCAGAATCCCAATTTGCAAAATCCAAAACAGAAAAAACTTCAATTCCAGACCGACCAAACCAAACCTTTCGTGTTCCCATTCAGCCGATCTACTGGAAACATCCCGGTTTCTGTGGAGGAGGCGGAAAGACTATACAAAAAGCATATGCACGTCAGTCTTGCTCTATGGCAAATGTGGGAAGTGAGGGAAGCCTGTTGGAGGGAGGAAACGGGTGTGGATGAATCAGTCGCACTTGGAGATAACGGTACCTCGAACATCAAGAACATAGTTTCGACGGGGTAGGAGGGGAAGGGGGCAGTGGAATTAGTGGGGGGTGAGCGGAGCGGGTGTTGGTGTTAATGTCCCAAGTACATTCGGAAAGTCTGACGATATGGTCGACAATACTTCCGGACTGAGCGACGTCAAGAAATTGGAGGCTCTAATCGGGGAGGTTGAAAATGCCCTCAATTCAAGTGCAGAGATTGGTGGGAAGGAACGAAGGAAGTTAAGGGAGAAGAAGCAAGATCTGATAAGATTAAGACGCGTTGAGACTATCTACGTGAGTGTTATCATATTTTAGTTTAGGACTCCTCTGCGACTAATTATTTTTCTTAGTTCTATTTTGCCACTCTTGCAACCCTGTGTTATCGTTTTACTCAAGTTACTCCTCGCAACTGTCACCGCAACTGGCGCACCCCCACCAAATGATCTCAGTCTGGATTTGGTGTCCAAGGTAGTGTTAGAGTATCTTGCTCGAATGCCAGCTCTTCTGATCGTTCCCTACAGAAAGCCTCCGCAGCCGCCCCCATCCCCAGAAGAAATTGATGTCATGCGTCACCCGCGAGATCACGAGCAAGGCTGTTTCTGCTATTTTAATGCTTACACTCAAGTGGTTCAAGGCGTCACGTATGTGGCATTCTTCAACTTGTGTATCTGTGCTGATTAAATGCGTCAAAATTCAGATATAATGAAGTTCCATCATCTTGGACAGCTTACTGGACAGCAATTGCATACTGCTCGTGTTGAAGATGTTTGGTATGCAGGAGGTTTCAAACGTGATAGTTGCCCAAAAATGATATCCCAGGACTCAAGTGGGTATATGCATTCTATTCTTCGCTACGTTGGATTTAACTTTGAATGCTGGTTTGCGTTTGTCAGCTTTTTCCGTTTTTGCCATCTCAACTTTTCTCGCACCCCTCACAACGACAGGCTTGAGGAACCAGCCCCACCTCTACCCCGTATCGAAGATGATGTGGAATAATCACCGACTTTTCATGGCGTAACTTCTTTGCGAATATCAACTTCGTGAAGATTGTTCAAAAGCCAGCAAGAGGCGAAGTCACCGATTTGGTATTGGTGCAATATAAGAGCTCGGTATGTTTTTCGACACTGGCTACAAGGACGAACTTGTCACTGAGACTTATTTCCAGGCAATTTTAAAGCGAATCTTGAAGGTCTCTCATCCAATTCTTCAGCTTCACGTCTTGAAATTGTTAAAAAGTCaagttccttattgtgggcgCAAGTGGCAGTGTGGGTTTGGTCTTATTATTTTATGGGCCCAACGTGCTGAGATCTGTTTGAATATAGCAAATATGAAGTTTATAACACTCATTTATCTGCATTGTCGCCCTGACTTGCGCGATGAATGGCTATCGGGGACTGAAGTCGACGATGTAGTTGATGCGATGGTAAGTATACTGGGTGTCCATGTTCAAATACAAGAAGTGTGACTTCTGGTGATGTTTATAGGTTCAAGAGCAAGCGCTGAGAACTTTGGTCAAGTTTTGTATGTTACACATTCTCTCTGGAGGATACCTCTGACATACTAGCCCCTCAGATATACCAAGGTTATGGTGCCGCAGCCGCCGTCCCACCCTCCCAGCAGTACTTGTCGGACTTAGGAGAGCAGGACAATTATCAGACCGAGGCCGCAGATGCGTTGATCCCACCACATTCTCTGATAGAACAACGCGAAGGCGGCGCAGATGAAATTGGTGGCGTGTCAGCATGGAAGCAGTTGTCAAAAATGTCATCTGCAGCAGAGGCTGGACTAGCAGATGGCATTAGCGATTCGGAGAGTATTGGGTCGATTAATATCTTGGGCGACGAGACAAGGAGCGAAAGCGATATCTCCGAAGCGGATTCAGCCGACGAAAACACTAACAACTGGGCGGTGAGTTTGTTAAAACTCAGCAAAGAACACTAGCTGAGTTGATCACGATAGCATATGAGCCCTAAAACGCTACAGGCAATGGCCAAATCGCCCATTGGTAGACGTTCTAGCTCCGGTTCTGGTCTGAGGCCTGTTCTGCCATTTGGGTTGGATGATGGATCTGCTATCCCTGATGATGTAGAACTCCCGACTGGCCCAGTACCTCGGTCAGGCACGTTGGGAGAGGGTGAGGGTGTTGATGAAGTTGAGGTAAGTATTCAACTTCGGTGAAGAAGTGGATGGCTGAATACATTATATTTTACAGTACCTGTATGGGGAATAAATGGAGGTGGTTATGATCTAAACTGTATAGGGACTATAGGCCATGTGTTTACATTTGTTATAGGAATGAGAGGTGGTTGTGTACTTACAAGTGGCGTGGGCTGCACGTGGGCCATGGCCAAAGTGACGCACACAGATGTCCGAGGTCAGAGGTCTTTGAGTAGTATCCTTTCTTTTTCACCCCCA is a genomic window containing:
- a CDS encoding LSM domain-containing protein — encoded protein: MSHSIFPPNTGPKLPPDFSSLVIQGPYPPSAPIHLCLSHLQSGPKSNKAVLISSSSKHLSSQLEEYSDLWLHEHAMSGAIAEHLHQTDILYVDALTLPSSSGPINPMYQLSTNAQTPPSTLGTTPGILHPILQSRYKGMRISGPDAFSPARTVGVLFSRDDPEL
- a CDS encoding LSM domain-containing protein, with protein sequence MSKASQPELKKFMDKRLFIHLQGGRKISGVLRGFDIFLNLVVDDAVEETVPAEKHPIGQVVIRGNSVTSMETLEFAR
- a CDS encoding distribution and morphology protein — protein: MNALPTLNGSIGYIFTSCDLEMKHSATVPFKDVVDRFVIHDRPRRPIGKEEIFLGGRNINAKEYLLYGRYYVPSSRLDALYSVRLSPTLQGLIAAVSNPRARFSPPLSSPLRESAGNVMFSLQHDTGRWCTEYSWSADDGMWGVRVLHNFGRLANEAIDAERVARKERERGTKRVDEEERMEGGLKGRLSAGAELYFSLKEKSAGGIVTGIRFTTLPDASPPSTSGTPDSNIPAQTPTTLTATFNPMMGHISAAYAARASRDLALCSRFDFNIYSYESEWTMGAEWWLRRAAGRRLTTDIQKEETENDNSNSSEPVALNDISPPGQDAPSPFPSNGIPGLGGDVTGVVKARISTSSDVSLMWEGRIRNMLVSLGVVSDLSNRSKPIKSIGLELAYFSGPE